A genomic stretch from Chitinophaga agri includes:
- a CDS encoding GlxA family transcriptional regulator, which yields MPKKRKKLIVIVPMPGTYMLDLAGPLDVFTAADRMLNETAAAGDIGYEILLASPLSTRKIATNSGIEFTCPVRVDEIGRQIDTLIVAGFSIRNLETGKKFCDWLHDAYPGMRRIGSVCVGTYALAEAGILDGKQATTHWEFSQDFQRRYPDIRVDTNPFYTRDGNVYTSGGVASGIDLALALVEEDYGRDVALAAARKLVLFLKRTGYQSQFSTLMKTHAMENSIAGKLQPWMMQHLKDDLTVEELAEHSSMSLRNFNRVFLKETGMTPAKFVEKLRIEMARKYLEDSDLSMEQIAERCGLGGVVSMRRTFMRHMMVSPSDYRRTFRTSLQTVD from the coding sequence ATGCCGAAAAAACGTAAAAAACTTATCGTCATCGTACCTATGCCAGGTACTTACATGCTGGACCTCGCCGGCCCACTGGACGTCTTCACCGCTGCTGACAGAATGCTGAATGAGACCGCTGCCGCCGGTGATATCGGATACGAGATCCTTTTAGCCTCTCCACTCAGCACAAGAAAGATTGCCACCAATAGTGGCATCGAATTTACCTGTCCGGTAAGGGTCGATGAGATTGGCCGTCAGATAGATACACTGATAGTGGCTGGCTTTTCCATCCGTAACTTGGAAACAGGTAAGAAGTTCTGTGACTGGCTGCACGACGCCTATCCTGGAATGAGACGTATCGGATCTGTATGCGTAGGGACCTACGCACTGGCAGAAGCGGGCATCCTGGATGGTAAACAGGCCACGACACACTGGGAGTTCAGTCAGGACTTTCAACGCCGTTATCCGGATATCAGGGTGGATACCAACCCCTTTTATACACGGGATGGAAATGTGTACACGTCAGGTGGCGTCGCTTCTGGTATTGACCTCGCACTGGCGCTTGTGGAAGAAGACTATGGAAGGGATGTAGCGCTGGCTGCTGCACGTAAGCTGGTGTTGTTCCTGAAGCGTACCGGCTATCAGTCGCAGTTCAGTACGCTCATGAAGACGCATGCCATGGAGAACTCCATTGCCGGTAAACTGCAACCGTGGATGATGCAGCACCTGAAGGATGACCTGACAGTGGAGGAACTGGCGGAGCACAGTAGTATGAGCCTGCGCAATTTCAACCGGGTGTTTCTGAAAGAGACAGGTATGACGCCTGCCAAATTCGTAGAGAAACTACGCATTGAAATGGCCCGGAAATACCTTGAAGACAGTGACCTGAGCATGGAGCAGATTGCAGAACGTTGCGGACTTGGAGGAGTGGTATCCATGCGGCGTACGTTTATGCGGCATATGATGGTATCGCCCAGCGATTACCGGCGCACATTCAGAACATCATTACAAACTGTTGATTGA
- a CDS encoding AraC family transcriptional regulator has protein sequence MQTTDAYITGHIPVPAEWEQVFAPFYYTLNQQASAVSKLLSPTFQTILVFNFGAPIQFSPADGHTLPIDKSIVIGPLKFAHAYTIPAHGEMLVANFKLDAFYRFFGKHLRSYADFLLHPDDIMGEHCFATLWEELKALPDMQQRVDCILDFSAGYLRSRDSGSEDIVNKSDAGGVVNPVKEIADKQGQSERNIQLKYKKYLGYSAKEMNRYQRFKKILDRLQELSQHNTIDWFELVHEGGYYDQSHLIHDFNHFLGLSPAQYLKLQSSVCIASGRA, from the coding sequence ATGCAGACAACTGACGCTTATATAACCGGTCATATTCCTGTCCCCGCGGAATGGGAACAGGTCTTTGCCCCATTCTACTATACGCTCAATCAGCAGGCATCGGCTGTCAGCAAGTTACTATCCCCTACCTTCCAGACTATCCTGGTATTCAACTTCGGCGCCCCTATACAGTTCAGTCCTGCTGATGGTCATACACTCCCGATCGACAAGAGCATCGTCATTGGACCACTAAAATTCGCCCATGCGTATACCATACCCGCCCATGGCGAAATGCTGGTGGCCAATTTCAAACTGGACGCCTTCTACCGTTTCTTCGGCAAACACCTGCGGTCATATGCCGACTTCCTGTTACACCCCGACGATATAATGGGTGAACACTGCTTTGCCACCCTGTGGGAGGAACTGAAAGCCCTGCCTGACATGCAGCAGCGCGTGGACTGTATACTCGACTTCTCCGCCGGTTATCTCCGGTCACGCGATAGTGGTTCAGAAGACATCGTCAACAAAAGCGACGCCGGTGGTGTTGTTAATCCGGTCAAAGAGATCGCTGATAAACAGGGACAAAGCGAAAGGAACATCCAGCTGAAATACAAAAAGTACCTCGGCTATAGTGCGAAGGAAATGAACCGGTATCAACGTTTTAAAAAGATACTAGACCGGCTGCAGGAGCTGTCCCAACATAACACGATCGACTGGTTCGAACTCGTGCACGAAGGCGGCTATTATGATCAGAGCCACCTGATCCATGATTTCAACCACTTTTTAGGCCTTTCTCCGGCCCAATATCTGAAACTGCAGTCCTCAGTATGCATCGCCAGTGGACGCGCTTAA
- a CDS encoding NADP-dependent oxidoreductase — MKAIILKQLGSSDNFTLADVDSPQINDNDVLIKIAATAFNPIDYQMRSGANESKRIHSPILGRECSGTIIAKGKSVRHFEPGDAVFCASGSMGSNGTYAEYISVPQQIVAGKPANISFEQAAALPVSALTALQCCNRLKISTEESVFISGGAGGVGLVLIKLLLSQGIDKIVTTAGNTASRQQLINAGLSDKQIADYTSPNVISAIIQGNNNQLFDYTVDLVGNRMSELCSNIIRLNGTYADVTSFSTEHARENLFNIGAVIVNISNYAYSLKGNFSYYGELLDRVRNLVEKEIITPSPINVLGDFSVVTVRKAHAMLEQNETKGQKLIMRISEDN, encoded by the coding sequence ATGAAAGCAATTATTCTCAAACAATTAGGTAGTTCAGATAATTTTACCCTGGCTGACGTAGACTCTCCCCAGATCAATGATAATGACGTACTTATAAAAATCGCTGCTACTGCATTTAATCCCATCGATTATCAGATGCGGTCCGGCGCCAATGAAAGCAAACGTATACACTCTCCCATCCTTGGCAGGGAGTGCTCCGGCACCATAATAGCGAAAGGTAAATCTGTCAGGCACTTCGAACCGGGCGACGCTGTATTCTGCGCTTCCGGTAGCATGGGGTCCAATGGCACCTATGCGGAATACATCAGCGTTCCTCAGCAGATTGTAGCCGGGAAACCGGCCAATATCAGCTTTGAACAGGCCGCCGCCCTGCCCGTCAGTGCACTTACCGCCCTGCAATGCTGTAACCGCCTTAAAATATCGACAGAAGAGTCGGTCTTCATCAGTGGTGGCGCCGGTGGCGTTGGCCTCGTACTCATCAAACTACTCCTGTCCCAGGGTATCGATAAAATTGTGACTACCGCTGGCAATACTGCCAGCAGACAACAACTGATCAACGCCGGTCTTAGTGATAAGCAGATCGCCGACTATACATCTCCGAATGTCATTTCCGCTATCATCCAGGGCAATAACAACCAGCTGTTTGATTACACAGTTGACCTCGTGGGTAACCGTATGTCTGAACTATGCAGCAACATCATACGACTCAATGGCACCTACGCAGATGTCACCTCTTTCTCTACAGAACATGCAAGAGAGAACCTTTTTAACATTGGCGCTGTCATTGTCAACATATCCAACTATGCCTATAGCCTGAAAGGCAATTTTTCCTATTATGGGGAACTGCTTGATCGCGTCAGGAACCTGGTAGAGAAAGAGATCATCACGCCTTCTCCGATAAATGTACTGGGTGACTTTAGCGTCGTGACAGTGAGAAAGGCACATGCTATGCTGGAACAGAATGAAACGAAAGGACAGAAGCTTATCATGCGCATCAGTGAAGACAATTAG
- a CDS encoding glycoside hydrolase family 76 protein, with product MKRLNFLFTVVVILISISCSKSNARGPVNEETPVLPPVSFTSKDATAAFNTFNQYFYSTTDKLYYSNTEKKDIGAIWTQAVYWDLIMDTYKRTGDAAHRKMIDDLYQGGYNRYDKYNWSNKVVWFIYDDMMWWIISLARAHQITGNQEYLNRSIEGFQYVYRESYDNEKGGMWWDFNHTGKNSCINFPTVIAAMTLFNITKETAYLDKAKDLYSWSLANLTDSTTGRAADNNIRGNKGWSDYTYNQGTFIGAAVMLYKATGQTSYLENAKKAADYTQQQMSDADGILPAEGDWNEQGVLKAILAHYLLTLVNDADQAQYLPWIRKNINTAWGNRDVARGIMHRNYKIPCPTGIVQSYEASSAVEFMQVCPPEK from the coding sequence ATGAAGCGTCTCAACTTTCTGTTTACCGTTGTGGTGATACTGATCAGTATCTCCTGCAGCAAGAGCAATGCACGGGGGCCTGTGAATGAGGAGACCCCTGTACTGCCGCCAGTATCCTTTACCTCAAAAGATGCGACGGCGGCGTTTAACACCTTCAATCAGTATTTCTATAGTACGACAGATAAACTGTATTATTCAAATACGGAGAAAAAGGATATCGGCGCCATCTGGACACAGGCTGTTTACTGGGACCTGATCATGGATACCTACAAGCGTACCGGAGATGCCGCACATCGTAAGATGATCGATGATCTGTACCAGGGAGGATATAACCGTTACGATAAGTATAACTGGAGCAACAAGGTAGTATGGTTCATCTACGATGATATGATGTGGTGGATCATTTCACTGGCCCGCGCTCATCAGATCACTGGCAACCAGGAATACCTGAACCGGTCTATTGAGGGATTCCAGTATGTATACAGGGAATCTTATGATAATGAGAAAGGCGGTATGTGGTGGGACTTCAATCACACCGGTAAGAATTCCTGTATCAATTTTCCTACCGTGATCGCTGCGATGACATTGTTTAACATCACGAAGGAGACGGCGTACCTCGATAAGGCAAAGGACCTGTATAGCTGGTCGCTGGCTAATCTGACAGACAGTACGACTGGTCGTGCGGCCGATAACAATATCAGGGGTAATAAGGGTTGGTCTGATTACACCTATAACCAGGGTACTTTCATTGGTGCTGCTGTGATGTTATATAAAGCGACAGGGCAGACTTCTTACCTGGAGAATGCAAAGAAGGCGGCAGATTATACCCAGCAGCAAATGTCCGATGCGGATGGTATTTTACCGGCAGAGGGAGACTGGAATGAGCAGGGTGTATTAAAAGCGATCCTGGCGCATTACCTGCTGACGTTGGTCAATGATGCGGATCAGGCACAATATCTGCCATGGATCAGGAAGAACATTAATACGGCATGGGGAAACAGAGATGTAGCGAGAGGTATTATGCACAGGAATTACAAGATCCCTTGTCCGACAGGTATTGTACAATCCTATGAGGCAAGTAGTGCAGTTGAATTTATGCAGGTTTGCCCGCCGGAAAAATAA
- a CDS encoding RagB/SusD family nutrient uptake outer membrane protein gives MKKLLYTFLVLGLMSTSCSKYLDQVPDDRLTIEETFRTWGTAERFLADVYRRVPDEFGQRDAGSESNRGVWTGGSDEADFVWGFVRSNDINIGNWDANSGFVGDYWRNFYRGIRAAGVFMENADKITDLSPDLIKRYKAEARALRAMYYFYLIRIYGPVVILGDQVPAVDANIQLPRNSFDECVTYITTELEKAAADLPTVQSRTEDYGRITKGVAMAFRANALMYAASPLYNGNADLADMVNRDGKQLISQTYDANKWKVAADAYKNFLTTFVPGTYDLYRENNASGAFDPYLSCRNVILKDWNKEVIFARPGSSIGPRQYELTPYHNGASSRDVKGSGGLGATQNMVDAFFTANGRSIDDPQSGYRKEGYSMFQTPYDTHEKEIYNQWVNREPRFYVNITFDGSTWLNTSFGEITTRLYNTGNSGKQTGGGDYSPTGYIVRKAMGMGKWDVNDRSVILVRLAEIYLSYAECINEAAPGNPEALQYLNLIRERAGVPQYGSETLPAPAGGEAMREAIRKERRVELAFENHRFFDVRRWKIGEQTQNGPMYGLNIGSDLPEFLKVVVFETRVFNKRHYFFPIPSNDVNNDKELIQNPGW, from the coding sequence GTACCAGATGATAGGCTCACTATTGAAGAAACTTTCAGGACCTGGGGAACCGCGGAGCGATTCCTGGCAGACGTGTACCGTCGTGTGCCGGACGAATTTGGTCAGCGTGACGCCGGTTCTGAAAGTAATCGCGGGGTATGGACCGGTGGTTCTGACGAAGCAGATTTCGTATGGGGCTTTGTAAGGTCTAATGATATTAATATTGGTAACTGGGATGCGAACTCAGGTTTCGTAGGCGACTACTGGCGTAATTTCTATCGTGGTATCCGAGCAGCGGGTGTATTCATGGAGAATGCGGACAAGATCACAGATCTGTCACCCGATCTGATCAAAAGGTACAAAGCGGAAGCGAGAGCGCTGAGAGCGATGTATTATTTCTACCTGATCCGTATATACGGACCAGTGGTCATACTAGGCGATCAGGTGCCGGCCGTGGATGCGAATATCCAGTTGCCACGTAACTCCTTTGATGAGTGTGTTACCTATATTACGACAGAGCTGGAGAAAGCAGCAGCAGACCTGCCGACTGTGCAGTCCAGAACAGAAGACTACGGTCGTATCACAAAAGGTGTAGCGATGGCATTCCGCGCCAATGCACTGATGTATGCAGCCAGTCCGTTATACAATGGCAATGCAGACCTGGCTGATATGGTGAACAGAGATGGCAAGCAACTGATCAGTCAGACATATGATGCGAATAAATGGAAAGTAGCGGCAGATGCGTATAAGAATTTCCTGACCACCTTTGTACCAGGTACCTATGATCTTTACCGTGAGAATAACGCAAGTGGTGCGTTCGATCCGTATCTGTCCTGCCGTAACGTGATACTGAAAGACTGGAACAAGGAAGTGATCTTCGCAAGACCAGGTAGTTCTATTGGTCCAAGGCAATATGAGCTGACACCGTACCATAACGGGGCAAGTTCCCGTGATGTGAAGGGTAGTGGTGGCTTAGGTGCGACGCAGAACATGGTAGACGCATTCTTTACGGCGAATGGCAGAAGCATTGATGATCCGCAGTCAGGTTATAGAAAAGAAGGGTATTCTATGTTCCAGACGCCATATGATACACATGAGAAAGAGATCTACAATCAGTGGGTGAACCGGGAACCTCGTTTCTATGTGAACATTACATTTGACGGCAGCACCTGGCTGAATACTTCCTTCGGAGAGATCACGACCCGTTTATATAACACAGGCAACTCGGGTAAACAGACTGGCGGCGGCGACTATTCACCGACAGGCTACATTGTACGTAAGGCGATGGGTATGGGTAAATGGGATGTGAACGACCGTTCCGTAATACTGGTACGGCTGGCAGAGATCTATCTGAGCTATGCGGAATGTATCAATGAGGCAGCACCCGGCAATCCGGAAGCGCTGCAATATCTGAACCTGATCCGCGAAAGAGCGGGTGTTCCGCAATATGGTTCAGAAACACTGCCGGCGCCAGCAGGTGGGGAAGCGATGAGAGAAGCGATCCGTAAGGAGCGCAGGGTAGAGCTGGCGTTTGAGAACCATCGTTTCTTTGATGTACGTCGCTGGAAGATAGGAGAGCAGACACAGAACGGACCAATGTACGGACTGAATATAGGTTCCGACCTGCCGGAGTTCCTGAAGGTAGTCGTGTTTGAAACACGTGTGTTTAACAAGCGCCACTATTTCTTCCCGATACCGTCTAACGACGTAAATAACGATAAGGAGCTGATACAGAATCCGGGTTGGTAA